atatttataaagtaaacataaatttattcaatacCATTTGAGAGTcgtacaaattaatttttttttatggacaaaataattacttaatattaagctaaaaataattatgaatgaggttatttaataagttattaatatataagaatgaTCAATTTGGTacctattaaataaaagtgttGGTGCAGTCATGCACGTTCGTattgttgttttatatgtgAGTTCGATCTATCTaatgaaaatatcatatttaaactTTATGATGTGCAAAATTCTTCGAGCCAACGAGAGTTATGAACCGTCCGACGAGAGTTGGTTTAGGGTCTAACGAGCTTCTTTGTTTCAAAAGATATTGATCTGAACACTATTTGTAAcctaaatgaaagaaaaaaggaaaaaaagaaacactaTTTGAAACCAAAGCGTTGACTTCTCATCATTTGAACTCATCCACTCTGATTACAGTGCTTTCCCAGTTTTTTCCATCTCTTTGTGTCTCATTGCGTTTCAATCTTTACTTTGGAGCCTCTCCATTTACTATATTCACATCATCTAGGGGAGAGAGATGGCTCCTTCTATCAAGAATCTGTCGGGCTATTTGAGAAGCCTGAGTGGAATGAGGGTTCAAGAAAGTGAATACGTTGATGGGGATCTTCCCTGGAACGCATCACAGCTTTCAGCTGTTTTCTGCTATGTGATAAAGTTCTGCTCCAACTCTGAACATGATGCACTTAGTCACAAAATAAGAGCTCTGGATGAATTGGCTTCAGATTGCATCTTTGGCTCAAACTCTGAAGTTTCCAGGAATTTTTCAGAGATGGTTGCTTCAATCATGCCAGATCTTCAGAAGTTCTTCGTGGTTCCGAAGTTTTCAGATACCAGTCTCCAGGGAAATGAACTTGTAATCAGCTTCGTCAACTTCCTCCTTCAAGTACTAGATTGTAAAACTGATCCGAATATCCCAGGTGACGATCTGATTGGCACTCTTCGACAGGAGCTGAAATTTCTTGTCACCGTTCTCGGTGATAGGCCGATGCTCATCTCTGACCTTCAGGAAGTCAAGACTCTCTTGGAAGAATTTGAGGCTGTGGCCGATGAAGCTGGAAAAGTAGTTTTTTCCAGTTTTTTTGTCATGGATCGAGTCATAGCCAGCAGCACGAATGCAGGGCTCCAGATTTTGTTGGGAAAGATTGAGCTTTTGAATGCTGAGATTAAAGAGCACTGCGTCAAATTCTCAAAGCTGGAGAGTTGCATAACCCCGCAGACTGCTGTGGATTCTCTCTTCATTGTTGATTCTGTCCTTGATGATATGAAGCAAGTAATGGATGCCAAAGCTGACTTAATTGATGACCTGAAGGATCATATTAGAATTCTCCATGAGGATTTGATGTTCTTGAGATCTATCCTCAAGGATATAAAACAGCAGAACCCTGAAAAGGTTGAAGAATCCAAAGAAGCTGTGAAGCAAGTCGGGGATTTGGCTTGTGAAGCTGAATATCTCATTAGTTCGTTCAAAGCTGGAGATCTTCCTGTATGGTATCTCACCCTCAGGCTCCCTGATGTTGTCAAGAACATTAACCTTATCAGGGCTGGATTTGGAGAAACAAAGAAGAACTGTGACGTTGAAGTGTTTAAAGTTGCTGAAGATTTTAGTGCAACAGTATCATTACAAGACACGACGAGTCCTACAGATGATAGCACCGTGGTGGGATTTGAGAAAGATGCAGACGAAATTCTGGATCAACTAATAGGACAAACGGACAACCTTCAAATTATTACAATCTGCGGCATGCCTGGACTTGGTAAGACAACTctagcaaaaaaattgtacaatGATCTTGACAGCCACTTTGACAAATGCGCATGGTGTGTTGTTTCTCAAACGTATCAGAGGAGAAGTCTGTTGACTGGCATTTTGAGTTCACTAAGAGAGGTCGACAGGGAAACAGCCTCGAGCATGGACGATGCAAAGCTGGGGGAACGGTTGCATAAAACTTTAAAGAACAGGAGGTACCTAGTTGTCTTGGATGACATATGGGATCCAATTGTTTGGGATGATTTGATGAGATATTTCCCAGATGATGGAAATGGAAGCAGAATAATGTTCACCAGTCAGATTAAAGATGTGGCTCCGCCTGATAGCGTTATTCACCCGCTTCGTCTCTTGTCACATGATGaatcttgggagttgttacaGCTGAAGGCATTTAAAGGAAAGCCTTGCCCTCATAATCTGATGAACATCGGTAAGAGAATTGCTGGGCTTTGCAATGGACTACCTCTTATAGTAGTCGTTATAGCTGGAATTCTCGCTAATAAGAAGGAAGAAACCGAGTGGAAAAAAGTGGAAGAAAGTTTAGGCTCCTACATCTTTGCTGATCCAGAGGATCGCATGAAGAAACTAGAACTCAGTTACAAACATCTTCCGGATCACTTAAAACCATGCTTCCTTTATTTTGGAGCATTCCCTGAAGACGCTGAGATCCCGACTTGGAAGTTGATCTCATTATGGATTGCTGAAGGATTTATAAaggaagaagaggagaagCTCCCAGAGACAACAGCAGAAGAATACTTGGTGGACCTGATCGACAGAAGCCTGGTAATAATTGCCAAACGTAAATCCAGTAACGGAGTCAAAGCTTGCAGCATCCATGATCTACTGCGTGAATTGTGCTTGAGAAAAGCTCAAGAAGAAAACTTCCGG
Above is a genomic segment from Sesamum indicum cultivar Zhongzhi No. 13 linkage group LG13, S_indicum_v1.0, whole genome shotgun sequence containing:
- the LOC105176114 gene encoding putative late blight resistance protein homolog R1A-3, with protein sequence MAPSIKNLSGYLRSLSGMRVQESEYVDGDLPWNASQLSAVFCYVIKFCSNSEHDALSHKIRALDELASDCIFGSNSEVSRNFSEMVASIMPDLQKFFVVPKFSDTSLQGNELVISFVNFLLQVLDCKTDPNIPGDDLIGTLRQELKFLVTVLGDRPMLISDLQEVKTLLEEFEAVADEAGKVVFSSFFVMDRVIASSTNAGLQILLGKIELLNAEIKEHCVKFSKLESCITPQTAVDSLFIVDSVLDDMKQVMDAKADLIDDLKDHIRILHEDLMFLRSILKDIKQQNPEKVEESKEAVKQVGDLACEAEYLISSFKAGDLPVWYLTLRLPDVVKNINLIRAGFGETKKNCDVEVFKVAEDFSATVSLQDTTSPTDDSTVVGFEKDADEILDQLIGQTDNLQIITICGMPGLGKTTLAKKLYNDLDSHFDKCAWCVVSQTYQRRSLLTGILSSLREVDRETASSMDDAKLGERLHKTLKNRRYLVVLDDIWDPIVWDDLMRYFPDDGNGSRIMFTSQIKDVAPPDSVIHPLRLLSHDESWELLQLKAFKGKPCPHNLMNIGKRIAGLCNGLPLIVVVIAGILANKKEETEWKKVEESLGSYIFADPEDRMKKLELSYKHLPDHLKPCFLYFGAFPEDAEIPTWKLISLWIAEGFIKEEEEKLPETTAEEYLVDLIDRSLVIIAKRKSSNGVKACSIHDLLRELCLRKAQEENFRQLAKVKDDIWIYDKHRSSPSSYPSLSRPYGLHLEEFLRHLSDPSCLPSMKLVRVLDVSSRTLDKYEEERIPLLRDLRYLGAGRIPSSISSFWKLEFLRIASGTVVTIPSDLLEFVRLRYVHIAAQAKFDNDCRVSKTSNLRTLSFVRIYKLEDEDILRYSPNLRKLKCICQPLLVHRTAGAYRYPDLRFLGQLESLKMEFQSSFRSEYTEINFPTGIRKLNLSKIMLPWEKISVIGELPNLEVLKLASDAFEGQRWRTRKGEFQNLRFLKLDRMKFSRWNVASSRHFPKLERLVLHKCYNLLKIPSQIGNVPTLQMIEAHSCGIYVRNSALRIKEEQEEYGNEELKVVITGDMW